The Ziziphus jujuba cultivar Dongzao chromosome 5, ASM3175591v1 genome segment AGCACCCATGTTATCACACCAAAGTATAGGAATGCTAGGCAGAGAAAAGTTCAATTCCATAAACAATTGCTGTAGCCAAGAGATTTCTGCTGCACCAAGAGCAAGAGCTCTATATTCAGCTTCAGTACTAGATCGGGCCACTACATTCTGCTTTCTTGAAGACCATGAAACAAGTGTAGTAcccaaataaatacaataaccaCTAATAGATTTTCGATCATCAAGGTTCGAAGCCCAATCAGCATCGGTAAAGCCAGACAAGGTGAGACGACGAGAAGGTCGAATAAGTAATCCCAAATGCTTTGTACCGTGAAGATAACAGAGCATTCGTTTACAAGCAGACCAATATACATCAGTTGGGTTATGCATAGACTGACTGAGTTTgttaacaataaaagaaatctCAGGTCTAGTAATAGTAAAATATTGCAGTGCTCCAACAGTACTCTGATAGAGAAAAGTATCTGGAAAAGAGTTACCAACCGTAGAGCCAAGTTGTGTGGAAGAACTAGCAGGTGAATGACTCTCTTTACAATCAATCATATTGGCACGATGCAAGAGATCAGTTATGTAACCTGGTTGAGATAAATTTAATCCATTCTCGGACCGATGAACTTGAACACCCAGAAAAGAATGTAGAGGGCCAAGATCTTTCAAAGAAAACATGAGATTTAGCTTAGTAACAAACTGATCTAAGGACTTGAGTGTTGTTACCTGTAATGATGATATCGTCAACATAGACGAGAGCCCAAATAATACCCATTGTGCTATGAAGAAGAAATAAGGAATCCATTTTGGAATTGTGAAATCCCCAATCACATAACATGAGCTTCAATTTGTTATACCATGCACGGGGAGCCTGACGCAATCCATACAATGAACGGTGAAGCTTGCAAACATCATTGGGTCAGTCTGGACTGATAAAACCATCAAGTTGTTTCATAAACACATCTTCAACAATGATTCCATTCAAAAAGGCATTATTAACATCAACTTGCCGTATGTCCCAATTACGTGAAATAGCGATTGAAAGAACAACACGAACCGTTGATGGCTTGATGACAGGGCTATAAGTCTCTAAGAAATCAAGGTCAGGCTTTTGATGAAAACCCTTGGCAACGAGACGGGCTTTATGTCGAAGGATGGAACCATCAGGATTTTATTTCAGCTTAAAAACCCATTTAGAACCAACGATTGGTTGATTGGTTGAGGGGGAACAAGAGTCCATGTCTTGTTTGCAGTAAGGGCTTTGACCAAAgggtaaagataaaataaattagactTACTTTACACAATGTCAAACACCTATATAAATACATGAGATAGGCTTATCACTAGCCTCTGCACACTTATCAAATCAAAAGTAAACTTAACCACTAAAACAATGCACATATATCATAACAA includes the following:
- the LOC112492003 gene encoding uncharacterized mitochondrial protein AtMg00810-like; this translates as MLTISSLQVTTLKSLDQFVTKLNLMFSLKDLGPLHSFLGVQVHRSENGLNLSQPGYITDLLHRANMIDCKESHSPASSSTQLGSTVGNSFPDTFLYQSTVGALQYFTITRPEISFIVNKLSQSMHNPTDVYWSACKRMLCYLHGTKHLGLLIRPSRRLTLSGFTDADWASNLDDRKSISGYCIYLGTTLVSWSSRKQNVVARSSTEAEYRALALGAAEISWLQQLFMELNFSLPSIPILWCDNMGAECLAANHVFHNRTKYIEVDVHFVRDKVL